Proteins encoded together in one Fibrobacter sp. UWH4 window:
- a CDS encoding arginase family protein, which yields MKSIKITVQDFTGVYAEQPFMQGLRKAASTDGEIRWFDCTRIDGTDCYCDDEAQAILRKQIEFSKTPALRQAQGPSSISTPGIHFFDNGNYHYMSKLWTDSIREPFDLVVFDHHPDMQPPRFEGILSCGGWIKEVLDNNKFVQNVTVIGVADHLIEEIHEDLSQANAADILDRVTFIRESELTAVTLEGRSPDRVHLTSHTTPVYISIDKDALNTQEAATNWDQGSLTFEQLAETLQALAQNRKILGIDICGERARDMGFEDTAAADALNNTLNEKLYNQLQSIHYII from the coding sequence GTGAAGAGTATTAAAATTACCGTCCAAGATTTCACTGGCGTTTACGCAGAGCAGCCCTTTATGCAGGGGCTGCGAAAAGCTGCCTCAACTGACGGCGAAATCCGCTGGTTTGACTGTACCCGAATTGACGGTACCGATTGCTACTGCGACGACGAAGCGCAGGCAATTCTCCGCAAGCAAATTGAATTCAGCAAAACACCGGCCCTTCGACAGGCTCAGGGACCTAGTTCAATAAGTACGCCGGGCATTCATTTTTTTGACAACGGCAATTACCATTACATGAGCAAGCTCTGGACGGATTCAATCCGCGAGCCGTTTGACCTTGTGGTGTTTGACCATCACCCCGATATGCAACCGCCCCGCTTCGAAGGAATATTAAGTTGCGGAGGCTGGATAAAAGAAGTTCTCGACAACAATAAATTCGTGCAGAATGTCACCGTTATCGGAGTCGCCGACCACCTGATTGAGGAAATCCACGAAGACCTTTCGCAAGCAAACGCCGCCGACATTTTGGATCGCGTCACTTTTATCCGCGAAAGTGAACTAACCGCTGTCACCCTGGAGGGGCGTAGCCCCGATAGGGTCCATCTCACATCACACACCACACCCGTCTACATTTCTATCGACAAGGACGCCCTCAACACGCAAGAGGCCGCCACGAACTGGGACCAAGGTTCACTCACCTTTGAACAACTCGCCGAAACACTCCAAGCGCTCGCCCAGAACCGAAAAATTCTAGGAATCGACATCTGCGGGGAACGCGCCCGCGACATGGGTTTCGAGGATACCGCCGCGGCAGACGCGCTGAACAACACGCTAAACGAAAAACTGTATAATCAGCTTCAAAGCATCCATTACATCATATAA
- a CDS encoding pseudouridine synthase codes for MDFHCKHSKASKQGAHGVARVISKRGYCSRSQAEKLVREGHVILRGKPVRDPESPAYENDEILVNGKPVTASDFVYFAMNKPRGIVTTASDEKGRKTVMDLFREEYAKMFPGKPMPHIAPVGRLDAASEGLLLFTNDTKWADSMLQARESRDSNIILSGPSASSSTFCHSGAEGDRIHKTQHLKIYRVQVKGKPSATELSQMEKGFNVAPRVFGEKKEFMHAERAVLHSDGEKNCWLEITLSEGKNREIRRMLAHLGYEVLRLMRIQFDKFKLEDLKPGKIKIIQSS; via the coding sequence ATGGATTTTCACTGCAAGCATAGCAAAGCAAGTAAGCAAGGCGCCCACGGCGTCGCCCGCGTGATTTCCAAGCGCGGGTATTGTAGCCGGAGCCAGGCGGAAAAGCTGGTTCGCGAAGGCCACGTAATTCTCCGGGGCAAGCCTGTGCGCGACCCCGAATCGCCCGCCTACGAAAACGACGAAATTCTCGTCAACGGCAAGCCCGTCACCGCAAGCGATTTCGTCTACTTTGCCATGAACAAGCCTCGCGGAATCGTCACCACCGCAAGCGACGAGAAGGGGCGCAAGACCGTGATGGATTTATTCCGCGAAGAATACGCCAAAATGTTTCCCGGCAAACCCATGCCGCACATTGCGCCCGTAGGGCGCCTCGACGCTGCAAGCGAAGGCTTGCTGCTATTTACCAACGACACCAAGTGGGCAGATTCGATGCTACAGGCGAGAGAGTCTCGCGATTCAAACATCATCCTGAGCGGCCCTTCGGCAAGTTCTTCAACCTTCTGTCATTCTGGAGCCGAAGGCGATAGAATCCATAAAACGCAACATCTCAAAATCTACCGCGTACAAGTCAAGGGCAAGCCCTCCGCCACCGAGCTTTCTCAAATGGAAAAAGGCTTCAACGTCGCGCCCCGCGTATTCGGCGAAAAAAAAGAATTTATGCACGCCGAGCGCGCCGTACTCCACAGCGACGGAGAAAAGAACTGCTGGCTAGAAATTACTTTGTCCGAAGGCAAGAACCGCGAAATCCGCCGGATGCTCGCCCACTTGGGTTACGAGGTTCTGCGCCTCATGCGCATCCAGTTCGATAAATTTAAATTGGAAGATTTAAAGCCCGGGAAAATCAAAATAATTCAGAGTTCATAA
- the ftsE gene encoding cell division ATP-binding protein FtsE, with the protein MIHFNHVTKTYEDNWKALSNVTLRIHKGEFVFLTGHSGAGKSTLLKLIYMDERPDEERGGQVMVKFTGDCLYDSKNTPDSKIQSLRRKMGIIFQDFKLLPDRNVFENVALALRIVGTPSKLINAAVFDALALVGISQKRFAMPYTLSGGEQQRVAIARAMVHNPYLLLADEPTGNLDPKNAEEVFKIFKEINARGTTVVMATHNPDFYLNSPFRRLVLDHGELLNRDLI; encoded by the coding sequence ATGATTCACTTTAACCACGTCACTAAAACCTACGAGGATAATTGGAAGGCGCTTTCCAATGTGACGTTGCGTATTCATAAAGGTGAATTTGTCTTCTTGACGGGGCATTCGGGTGCCGGTAAGTCGACTTTGTTGAAGCTGATTTACATGGACGAACGCCCCGACGAAGAACGCGGCGGCCAGGTGATGGTGAAGTTTACGGGCGATTGTCTGTATGACAGCAAGAACACTCCCGATAGCAAAATCCAGTCGCTTCGACGCAAGATGGGAATCATCTTCCAGGACTTCAAACTGCTGCCGGACCGCAATGTTTTCGAGAATGTGGCGCTTGCGCTACGCATCGTAGGAACTCCGAGCAAGTTGATTAATGCCGCGGTGTTCGATGCCTTGGCGCTCGTGGGCATTAGCCAGAAGCGCTTTGCGATGCCTTACACGCTTTCGGGCGGTGAACAGCAGCGCGTGGCGATTGCGCGCGCCATGGTGCACAACCCGTATCTGCTTTTGGCGGACGAACCGACCGGTAACCTGGACCCTAAAAATGCCGAAGAAGTGTTCAAGATTTTCAAGGAAATCAATGCCCGCGGCACCACCGTGGTGATGGCGACGCATAATCCGGACTTTTACCTGAACAGCCCCTTCCGCCGCCTGGTGCTTGACCACGGCGAACTCTTGAACAGAGATTTGATTTAA
- a CDS encoding peptidylprolyl isomerase, translating into MKSFAKRIAFVFGCVASLAMAEPVLMEGVAAVVDGKPIMRSEFLNALYRYQETPEGNAMSEADQRKYVLDQLIEEKVLLSRIDRDSIVVTDAEVDQRVNAHLSQLAASQNTTLATLEKAIRAQLGISMAQYRDQLAKQIRGHIEMTRVRQRHVGVITPTKKEVDAFFAEYKDSIPQQFNCVLLSHIQLPIVPDSAIVDSVRKVADALIDTLNLGMSFELLAKAHSQDTSAAKGGDLGYFKRGQLDPAFERALDALKNGQYASNPVKTKLGWHIPRVLGRKEDGVRSAQILLRTIPTAKDSAAVVALADSLQKNLKTTEAFAAAAKKYSEDKSSNFAGGRLGWFQRNEMEPAYVDPVANLNVGEISEPVLIDGAYHLFRLDDSRQTRDLNLDEDYSKIEQMAATHLENQKLQALVKKWREEVHIEIRMTE; encoded by the coding sequence ATGAAGTCCTTTGCCAAACGGATTGCTTTTGTATTTGGTTGCGTGGCCTCGCTTGCGATGGCTGAACCTGTGCTGATGGAAGGCGTTGCGGCCGTCGTGGACGGCAAGCCGATTATGCGTTCGGAATTCTTGAATGCCCTGTACCGCTACCAGGAAACTCCCGAAGGAAACGCGATGTCGGAAGCGGATCAGCGCAAGTATGTGCTGGACCAGTTGATTGAAGAAAAGGTCTTGCTGAGTAGAATCGACCGTGACTCGATCGTGGTAACGGATGCCGAAGTGGACCAGCGCGTAAACGCTCACTTGTCGCAGCTTGCTGCCAGCCAGAATACGACCTTGGCGACACTTGAAAAGGCCATTCGCGCACAGCTCGGGATTAGCATGGCGCAATATCGTGACCAGCTCGCCAAGCAGATTCGCGGACACATCGAAATGACCCGCGTGCGCCAGCGTCATGTGGGTGTCATTACCCCGACGAAAAAGGAAGTGGATGCGTTCTTTGCCGAATACAAGGATTCCATCCCGCAGCAGTTCAACTGCGTGTTGCTGAGCCATATCCAACTTCCGATTGTTCCTGATTCTGCCATCGTGGATTCGGTACGCAAGGTTGCCGATGCTCTGATCGATACGCTGAACCTGGGTATGAGCTTTGAACTTTTGGCGAAGGCGCATTCACAGGATACGTCTGCGGCCAAGGGCGGCGACCTCGGTTACTTTAAGCGCGGTCAGCTGGACCCCGCCTTTGAACGCGCGCTTGATGCTCTGAAAAATGGTCAGTATGCCTCTAACCCGGTAAAGACAAAGCTGGGTTGGCATATTCCGCGTGTGCTGGGCCGTAAGGAAGACGGTGTCCGTTCGGCGCAGATTTTGCTCCGTACGATTCCGACGGCGAAGGACTCTGCGGCGGTGGTGGCGCTTGCGGATTCCTTGCAGAAGAACCTTAAGACGACCGAAGCGTTTGCCGCTGCGGCCAAGAAGTATAGTGAAGACAAGTCCAGCAACTTTGCCGGTGGACGCCTCGGTTGGTTCCAGCGTAATGAAATGGAACCTGCCTATGTGGATCCGGTGGCGAACTTGAACGTGGGTGAAATTTCGGAACCCGTGCTGATTGACGGTGCGTACCACTTGTTCCGTCTTGACGATTCCCGCCAGACCCGCGACTTGAACCTCGACGAAGATTACAGCAAGATTGAACAGATGGCGGCAACGCATCTTGAAAATCAGAAGCTCCAGGCGCTCGTGAAGAAATGGCGCGAGGAAGTCCACATCGAAATCCGCATGACGGAGTAA